AAGAGGGTCAGAAAAAGTacatattatgattattatctGAATGAGTAATGATCTTGTGATTTGTAACGTACAAACAAATTACTAAGACATATTTTTATCTGTGGACTAAAGCATTCATCATTCACTGTTAGAAGCATCTATTCTTTTTGCACACTCATGAGGTATTGTTCACACAATAAAGTCAACTGACAGCATTATAGTTCTTGTGTTTGGCAACATTGTCATTATGCTCTGGGCTTAACATTTGTGCAATTACTACAGCTTGAACTGGTGAACATACCCCAcccatccatttttttttccaagCTGCAGAAACTTTTACAGACACTCCGCTTCTTGCATAAACCTTACATAGCAAGACAATTAACAATGATAAGCACATTTATGTTTATTGTTTTATGTTAAACTCTCTGCAAGAATATTATCCTAAAACTGAAGAAGCTGGAGGGGTATACAAGATTCCAAAATGAAATGACTTTCAACAGATACATGTCACTTTAATTATTCAGGAAGCTCTTACATGATGCATACAAAAAAAAGGTAGAAATGACTTTTGCACTTTGCATGCCATTTTAAgatattttatgtaatatttgatattatataataaattgtATTTCCATTCTTTGTTCACAGTGGGTGATATATGTTATACATAATTACATTTGTGGATTACTACAcctatttgttttttgtcacaAAATAGTCACAAATGAGttaaataatgattttttttttttctttgattaAAAGCATGTACACATTGTTTTCCAATAAAATCATTAGGACATTCTTAAGCATTTTGTTAATAATCAAAGTGGTTGTGCAGTAATTCAGAAAATATGTTAAATTCTTAAGTGGCACCCAAGAAAAATTAAGTTAGTATAACCACAGTATTGCGACTTGTAACTTGAAAATAGTAAAGGGTACATAAATGTGTGCAAAATTTAATCTAATTTAATTAGCCTGGGTTTCCCTATTGCCTCTACTGAAAGGCAGGTGCCAATGGTCTAAATGACGGGTGCCACTGGAGTAAGCTATTGCCTCTGCTAAACGACAGGTGCTAATATGGGAGTTAGCAGTATTTCTACATTAGGCTTGTACATCAGTGCACGAGaatagtgaataaataaaaacactagcCTGCCCTCCTCCAGTTTTTAATAAACATCCAAATACGTTACCTTTACAGCAATCGTTCCTATTCAGTCAACAATTAGCACAAATACGTCCATAATAAGAACAAATGTGTAAACCGTTAGTttggaataataaaaaaacaactaacaCAGCTATTAACTATACTTTTCTGCGACATCCTCAGATCGACACGTCCCCGTCAGTTTTCACAGGTTTTGATGGCCGATTATGAAGTAATGATGAGCCGATAGTTAGCATATAAGTAATCGATGAGCAGAGTCATTGGTTTAGTCGCAGGAATTGTTAGCAAGTATCTTTCCGAAGCGGTACGTACCAGTTTCTGAATGGCAGGTGCCACTAGCAAGCGTTACAAGCCAGTGGCTAGTTCCACTCGTTTACAGGCCTCAGTGGCACCTACCATTCGTGTAGTGGCACGTGCAAGTGGATGACATTTCCAGACGGCGCAGATGGCACTTCCTGGCGCAAGATGCCGATTAGGGACTGAAGGTGAACTAGGGTCGCCCTTTATTTGGCAAATAAATGTTGCGTCTCGTATTGAACCTACCTATCAAAAGCACAGTTCTTCATACCCCAATAATCTCCTGAGACTGATACGATGTGATATTATGTTATGAATGATTTTCTATCTGGTTGTGTTTTTGCCAGAAGATGGGCATATCTTATTTTAGTAGACTATTGTGGTTTGATTAATTGTTTAGGATGGCGAGTTTTTAAAGTggaatgaatgatcatttttttaatattcagtagtattagtataaatattatatatggccATTGAAAGAACAAATCATACCAATATATTAATCATACTAATGGACACATTTGTTAAGAAAAAAACGTTTATTCTTATGTCAtagcatatatatttatacaattCCTAGATTTAAATGTTTGCATACATTTCTGTATTTGTGTCGAGATGTTTATAAGtgcttttgttgttttcaaCAGTGTTCAAAGTGAGTCCCTATAGTTATGCACTTAAAAAGTTACATAAAGTTCTCAGTTTATCAGTTTATTTATTCTCAGTTACCTTATAGTTAATTGTTGCACACTCCAAACAAACATATTCCATGATTTAATTAACTGCACTTTATAATAAGGCATTCCAAGCTTTAAGTATGACGAATTGCTTACTTGATCTCCGCTTTACTAAAAACACcagcactaaaaaaaaaaaaatccactgcTGCGGGCGGGCGCCCCACCCCACAGGGACTGTGGTGGTCATGGCCCAGAGGAGCAGTGGTGGGCGTCCCTTACTTTTATTTCTGAAAGGTGGCAATAACAGAAGGACTGcaatctgtaattatagaaataCAACAGCAATTCTTCTATATGATGAGCAGGGCTGATGATATTGTTAATATTTGTTAATAAACCAATTTGTTAATAAACCAATCCGCTCACAGTGTATATTTATAGGTAAAGCCCCAGCAGAAGTATAGGAAAGATGTTTGGGTAGCTTGATAAATCGCATTTCACACTTTTACACTTCAACACTGAGGTGACAGGCTGAATGTCTGACAACACAACTCTCCCAACCGACCACTAGATGGCGATAATTTCCCAAAACGGTTGGGGCATTTGTTTTGCCAGCCAGTCAGAGACAGTAATCCGGGGCTGGAGCCCCATGAGCTACCCCTCACTCAGCCACCGATTCCTGTCATTTAGTGCTTATTGTTCATTTAAATAAGGTGTTTGTGAGTTCATTTTGTGCCAAAAGTTTtacactaaataaaataattgaattCGTTCTCTTTTTGTGGATTCTACTGATCGATGATTTTGCTTCTGTAATGTCTATCTCTATTGGTCAACTTATTTTGAAATGACAGAAGCTTTGAAACATTATCTGAAACTTAGCAACGCTACGCTACTTAAGTGATTTCTAACATGGTGGACCAACAGGTGGGAGTATTCCGTTTATCTGCTGCTGTGTACTTAAGTACACAGCAGCAGATAAACTGAATTTCTGCATTTCAAATTTGACAACAAAACTGTGACTAATTGCTAAAAAGTTCCACTTTTGTCTTATCTGTCTATTGAACATTCTTCAAGAAGCATTGTGGAACATCATGGTGTCCTTCCATGCTAACCCATTCTCAGGGAGTAAGGAATTGTGCTCTTGAACAGGATGCCCTCTCGTAGGGGGAGTAGAAGCAATCCTGAACTTTCTCCACTTATAAGCAATTTGTCTAACCATGGATTGATCTACACCCAGGTCTTAAGCAATGTTTCTGGAGCTTTGAGCATCTCTGACTATAACACAATCTATGTTtgtgtattattagtattaaggCAACTGTACATTAACTTAGATAGATTGGGTACATTAGACAGATTAGAGTGCCAAAGCAGCAATACTCCCACCAGTCAATTTGAAAGAATAAGAGCATTTTATCATAGTACAAAATAATATTACTTATTACAAATAGCTTTACAGtttatttttcaaaatgtaaaatatcacAACATTCTATTCTGAACACTATTATATGTTGCTGCAgcgggatatatatatatacatacatacatacaatctCCAAGATGATCAGTTCCATATTTTAACCTCCCCTCCCCAGTCACATGTAGCAACCACAGAGGCTAGTACAGGGtgaaaagacacacacatacaggcttGCTCATGAGCATGAAGTCTGAGCAAGCTTCTTCCACTTCGAAAGTCATAGAAGTGTGCAGAGCCTGTGGAACTCCCCGAGGCCAGCAAGGTTCCATCTGAGGACAACTCACATTGCACGCCATAACCTTCCACCTACAACACAGAAACATTAGTGGGGGAGATTTCCATTTCACTGTTATCTATTTCCTGTCTCTTTTGTGCCTACTATGTGCCCACAAAAAAAGAATAACAAAAGAAACTTGCATGCAAATTAGATTTTGATGCTTTTGgtactgagagtggagtacAAAACCAGATTTTTTATATGGATTTGTTGTAGATCAGTTCGTAAAGCAGTGTACTTTGATGTGGTCCATGCACATAACAGTAAAACTCACTGACCTTGTGTCCTTCAAATCGCTTCATCTTGTTCATCCGATATGGCTTCTGAGCTGAGAAGAGTGCAATGTAGTTTCCGTTGGTCTGAGCAACAAACACGTCCTCCAGTGGGTGAAGTGCCAAACTGGGGCAGGTGTATCTCTCCTGCACCAAACACAGCAAAAGCTTTAtgcttttcttttaaataaatgaatgtactTAATTTAACttataacatttttaataagtaatttttaattaattaaagtttTAATTTAACTTTAAAATACTGTGTGCTTGTATGTGTCTAGTGTTTGTAGAAAAGTCTGAAGAAAAGTGCATACTTCTGTAACATTCACATTTAGTAGTCAAACAAGAAAGCAAAACACATCAGAACACAAATAGAACATGAGTATTTAATACTGTTAAAATCAATCCTTCAtcaaataaaaatgaccaaGCCACATAATAATTTACCTGTTTTCCATTTGGTTAACACTTGTCAAGAACgatttacatttgaatcatgttacacataTTGGCGAAGGTAGCTTaaagtcttgcccaaagactcttttTGGTGAAGTATGGTGTGTGTTTTCTAAAAGAAAATCTAATTAAGTATTTCAAAGCAAAGCATGCACAGCTATAGTTGAGACTGGAAATGGTTtaaattttaatgtttttttaaaaaaagaacatcatgaaataaaaaaagaaaaaaaaaaaaccttgtcaATTAAGCTTTTTTAAGGGGGGTTCTAAGTTACCATAGGGTCAATATTACATACTTAAAGTAAAACTAAATTTACATACTGCACACGTATTGTTTTGTTAAATGTCCCTTAGCTAGTTGCACATTGACCAGACACGTTTGATTGGAATCAACAAACCCTACGTCATAATTCTGATATTCGGATATTTGACCACTTGTCTAGGCTGACTGATAGGGTTTAACTAAACTTGTTGTTTTCCTAGCACAAACATGACTTTTGAGCATGGGGTTGAGTTGAGCTCAGGACTGTTTTGGCTCACCCAGAGGAGAAATCTGCCTAGGTCTTGTCACAGTAAGACCTTCTAAGTAAGTGAGCTACCACATGCTAGATGATAGATTAATAGCTGAAAAAACAGAGCTGACAAGAAAGTTCCTCTACTGCAGTGGATACAGTGTGTGCGTACCGGGGAATGcttaaaagaataataaaggattatattatctcttatcttatcttatcttaaaagaAGCCTTTTCGCCAAGTGTTGGGCTTGATTAGCTCCAGAAACAACCAGTTGCCTCTCTCTGGTGGCCAGAGGCAGCCTAGCCTTGGAGTCAGCCCTTACAAAGACTTTGGAAAGGGAAAGATATTGCCTTGTCAGAGATGGTCTTTGTGGATGAGTTGTGACTAAAAAACTATGGGAGAGACCAAGCCAATCATCTCAAAAACACAAGGACTGGGGTACAGCGATTTAGCAGCAGGTGATCTGGACTGCTTAGTTGTTCAAGTAGCTTGAAACCAGCTGAGTACCTTAAAAATTGCAAGCCAAGATTATTGATGCCGTTTTTTAAGAAAAGGGTGGTCACACCAAATATTGATTTCATTTTGGTCATTACTTTTCAAAGTATCTTCgctttaaatattttttccaGTGCTAAAACATTTCAGCAGTACAATAAGTTGTACACTTATTCTGCTCAACAAAAAGAACAGGTCAAAAAGCAAGACCAATTCCGCCATTACATTCATGTTTATAATGAGCGTAAGAAAAGGTCTAATAAAaaggtttatttttatatttatattattaatatgagAACTACTTGTTGAGCCTGACAAGCAGCCAAAAAATAAGGTCAATAGTTACTACAGAGCTTCTAACAAGAGGATAGCCATGGGGTGACTTAAGTAAAATAGTTACATGAAATATCTGATTGGAGACTTTGGCAGTAGTGGTGAAGTCCCAGGCAATAAGGGTTCGATCTGCAGAGTCTTGGCTGACCATGTCACTGCTGGTCATAAATTCTTTCCCTTCACCCAGAAATAAGATGTCCAGTGTCTGCTGGATCCCGGCCTTGTATGTCCTGATCAccttaaagaagaaaaagaactaGGTGCTACATTTCAGCTGTAGTAATATTATAACTATGATGGTATGTGCTCCTGGCCTGTTACAAATGTAATCTGAGATTACTGTAAGAGAGAGGTTTGCTGAAACATTCACATAAGACCAAATAAATACATCCCATTTAGGATTTCTTAAGAGGTAGTTAAATGAGACAAAAagattacagtgtttttctttgtaGACCTCAGAATGTAGCAACCCCACCTAAAACCGCAAGTTAGAAGTTAGAAGGAATATGAAAAAGATCACATCTTGTAGAATGAGCCACTGTTGGATTTAATGTTAAAAGATAAATTAAAGTATATACTAGCAACATTttaagtgagagagaaaatatATCCTTGGGTAATAACTAGTGCCATTCATTAATGCGTTAATGCACGATTACTCTGCAAACATtaacaaacattttttaaaatattcatttaattaaacaagTTAGGCCCCAACTTCCTCCAGCAAAtcactctctttacagagcctacTGACATATTAGCAGTTTAATTTAGCGATGCAAACACAATATCGCTACTGTTGAGCTTGCAGTGTAGATTACATTTtctttatgctgaaatatggattaaatatCATAAATTATTCTCATTctctttgcacatctgtgtcagcaatgggtacaacatAAAGTGGCTGATTCATTAAAAGAtgggtccacaaacatttgaatatgtattcatatattcaatatataaataatatatgtcAATATTAACATTACTAATGTACCATAGCTAAAGTAAAATATAAGtatatttacataaaacaaaaaatattactCGACTGCTCGACTTGAAGAATCCCTGTCGACTGACTGGTCGACTTTCAGGGGAAGCCCTATGTTataatgttctttttttaataatgtgttCTATGTTCATTTTACTAGTGTACTGTTCAAGCACAGGACTACGTAGAGCTTAAACTTTAAACTGACCTGGCAGGATCGGGAATCCCATGCCTTGACCTCAGCACTGAACCCCCCACACAGAAAAACGCAGGGATCTGAGGGTTGAAAGGCTAGACAAGTCACCTTAAATTGGTTTTCCATTTTGGCAACCACCTGACCTGAGAAGacaacaaatgaataaaaacattacaGCAAACATACTATAAAGGGCACAGCATTTATTACTCAGGGAGAAAGATTTTCACAAAAACATGCCCAATGCACATAGTAATGTGCTGTACAATGTTCTCCAATCCTAAATGGACACATCTTAATCAATCAGCATAATCAACATTAACATTACAAAATTTGTAATGTTAATGTATACATTTTTCTGCTCTTAAATGTGTGTAATTACACTAGGTGTAAGTTTTCTAGAAAGTTTCAGAGAAACATGTCAGAGCCTAGCCATTtatagggatgcactgatctgatactaggatcggatatcggtcccgatgctaacaaaattagctggattgggtatcggaccattaggccgatccatgggaCTGATCCATTCACTAAACCAGATTCCCTCACCGccagtattctaggcttcataacacAGGGTCAGAGTAAACTACAGACATCATTCACATAAAAATAAAGCCTGCCGTCGACCTGTCATCAACTATCAGCAAGAAATCCAGCTTGGAAAAATCCACACACATCGccttcagcagcctgctctgtttactcaagaTCTCTCTCACGCacgcaggcaggcaggcaggcaggcaggcaggcaggcaggcacaGCCAAACAGATTACATGTTTGTCactaaatatcacaatattctAGATTTAAATCCCCCATCACCATTTTTAAAAGCCACAGCCTTGCTGTATCTGACGTTTTCAGCGATAGAGAGAGAATACAGCGGTTGAAGACCTGCACCTGTAATGGAGGACAGCCGAGAGCGAGGGGGAGGGGTAATGATGTAACTGCCACAGCTGGTCTATTATATAAGGAGAACTGAGAAGGAATAATCTGCCAGCTTTTTTTTGGTGTCACAGACTTTGAATTTCAGTCAATTCTGATGCCTTatgtctctcccacatggtgaagtATATAGTTGATTCAACAATATCGGATCTGTATTGGGTATCGAAACCAAACATTGTAGCAAGGTGcaaggctttaaaaaaaaacaaaaactaaagttgactattaaaaaaaacaatgaatttgaGCTTTAATTCATTTGGTATTTAAGTATGTAGAAAAGTAGTGATTGGTATTGGATCGGTATTGGCTGATAATCAGTATCAATAGACTCGGAGCGGAGGATATAAACCTTGATCAGGACATCACCACTTTCATTCAAATTGGCCAGTGGGAGGTGCTACTACTAAAGGATACAAATATCACTTGTGGACATGAATCTTATCCTATTCTGTGCACTGCTGAGAGCTAAACAACTTCACAATAACAAGTGTTAACAAAAAGTCATGGTATTCTCTCATTAGCCAGTAATGCGATAAAACAAGACCTTGTTTTGTTGTTCTTAAGACCAATTTTGAGGCAATAGATCTCAATACCTCGTATGTAAACAATTATCAAAACACATGTTGACTTTTTTGTGAACAGCTATCAAACAATAAAGGAAGAGTTTATTCAACCAAACTGGCTTAAACTCAATGAAAAAATTAGTTGAATTTATCCACATTTCTATAGTTAATACTATGcatgtatttttgtttgttgttcacTTCATTCAGactcatttcatttttacttttcAATGAGTACTAGTCCATGCTTCCCTTTCAGTCAGTGTCAAAAACATttcaaatcaatcaatcaagacACCAATATCAAGAACATCATATGTGTCTGTCTTTGGTGTCCTGACCAATAAACAGGAGTATATGCTGCTATAACCTTTTATCTGCCCTTTTATTCCTCCTTCACACACATAGCCAGCAACTTTTTCATAAAATGTGACGCTCATTACAGAGTAAGCTTATAGGTCTGTAAAAGCCACAGGTAAATCTTTTCTCCTCTGTTGTCCTCTGAGCCAATGGCCTCTGTAATTTCCGGAAGTGTAATGGAGATGTTTAGTTTCTGTGCAGAGTCTTCAAGTTCACGTATCATGCATCATTTAAACAGCTCAGAGATTATTTAATCAAGTTTAAGTATCAAGAATTGTGCATAGTTTTCTGAACATACAAGGAcgaataaattattttttctgCAAAGCACAGCTTTGAGCAATTTCCATAACATTGCCTTTGAAATGCAATGTTcacaaaaataaagggaacactaaAATAAATTTATTCATTACATAGTGGAATGCGTTGAGAACAAAATAACATGGATTTGGAAtctcaaaataaaagtggaaaataAAATTACAGTGGAATTCAGTGGAAATTCCTCAAGACAAGTtaaaaatgaggctcagtagtGTGAAAATAGGAAATAGGATACACCATGAAAATAATTTGATGGggtaatataattaaaatattgccTTGTCAATAACATATTGTATTTATAATAAATCGAAATGCAATTTTCATGTGAGGAAAAGTTAtgacccccacatttattactacataAAATGGCTGAAATTAGAAGCAGGTTCACCACATTAGCTTTAAACGTCTATTCGTTAGTGAGGATTTTGGAAGAGcgtgtcttatttaaacctcagacattttaTGGTTTGCTTTTGATTGTTGTGAGTGGTATCATCATAATGTAAATCAAAGACTTCTCGGAGGCCTTTAGAAGTTTGTAGATGCATATGAGTCTGAgatggtatttaaaaaaaatctcagaACACTTAAGAATCCAACAAAACTAAAATGCCATCACTGGGCCTACTTGTAGCTCATGCT
The Salminus brasiliensis chromosome 10, fSalBra1.hap2, whole genome shotgun sequence genome window above contains:
- the wdr25 gene encoding WD repeat-containing protein 25, translating into MSAKRPQPTAAWVRPYVSKRQKPVTQSADLNKEGCSALQATNLHLLSTVSDRVHPFLERKKGRTELPKYVQHHLRAHQGPVSTVQWCPVPHLSHLLLSASMDKTFKVWDGAASGRCLQTYSVHCGAVRDACWLPCGQRIFSGSFDNTTAVTEVETGQVVAKMENQFKVTCLAFQPSDPCVFLCGGFSAEVKAWDSRSCQVIRTYKAGIQQTLDILFLGEGKEFMTSSDMVSQDSADRTLIAWDFTTTAKVSNQIFHERYTCPSLALHPLEDVFVAQTNGNYIALFSAQKPYRMNKMKRFEGHKVEGYGVQCELSSDGTLLASGSSTGSAHFYDFRSGRSLLRLHAHEQACMCVSFHPVLASVVATCDWGGEVKIWN